One part of the Streptomyces sp. AM 2-1-1 genome encodes these proteins:
- the ald gene encoding alanine dehydrogenase encodes MKVGIPREVKNNEFRVAITPAGVHELVRHGHEVAVERNAGAGSSIPDEEYAAAGARVLPTADEVWAFADLLLKVKEPVAEEYHRLRKGQTLFTYLHLAASRACTDALLESGTTAIAYETVETANRALPLLAPMSEVAGRLAPQVGAYHLMRSAGGRGVLPGGVPGTAAGRAVVIGGGVSGWNATQIAVGLGFHVTLLDRDVHKLREADKVFGTRVQTVVSNAFELEKAVVGADLVVGAVLIPGAKAPKLVTNELVAKMKPGSVLVDIAIDQGGCFEDSHPTTHAEPTFTVHDSVFYCVANMPGAVPNTSTYALTNATLPYIVELANRGWVEALRRDAALAKGLNTHDGQVVYREVAEAHDLPHVELSALVG; translated from the coding sequence GTGAAGGTCGGCATCCCCCGCGAAGTCAAGAACAACGAGTTCCGGGTGGCGATCACGCCCGCCGGAGTCCACGAACTCGTCCGTCACGGCCACGAGGTGGCCGTCGAGCGGAACGCCGGCGCCGGCTCGTCCATCCCCGACGAGGAGTACGCCGCCGCGGGCGCACGGGTCCTGCCCACCGCCGACGAGGTCTGGGCCTTCGCCGACCTGCTGCTCAAGGTCAAGGAGCCGGTCGCCGAGGAGTACCACCGCCTGCGCAAGGGCCAGACCCTCTTCACCTACCTCCACCTCGCCGCCTCCCGCGCCTGCACCGACGCGCTGCTGGAGTCCGGCACCACGGCCATCGCGTACGAGACCGTCGAGACCGCCAACCGCGCGCTGCCGCTGCTCGCCCCCATGTCCGAGGTCGCGGGCAGGCTGGCCCCGCAGGTCGGCGCGTACCACCTGATGCGGTCGGCGGGCGGGCGCGGCGTCCTGCCCGGAGGTGTCCCCGGCACGGCCGCCGGCAGGGCGGTCGTCATCGGTGGCGGCGTCTCCGGCTGGAACGCGACGCAGATCGCCGTGGGACTCGGCTTCCATGTGACTCTGCTCGACAGGGACGTCCACAAACTCCGCGAGGCCGACAAAGTCTTCGGCACCCGGGTGCAGACGGTGGTCTCCAACGCCTTCGAACTGGAGAAGGCGGTCGTCGGGGCGGACCTCGTCGTCGGTGCCGTCCTCATCCCGGGCGCGAAGGCCCCGAAGCTGGTCACCAACGAGCTGGTCGCGAAAATGAAGCCCGGAAGTGTTCTTGTCGACATTGCGATCGACCAGGGCGGCTGCTTCGAGGACTCGCACCCGACCACCCACGCCGAACCGACCTTCACGGTCCACGACTCGGTGTTCTACTGCGTCGCGAACATGCCCGGTGCCGTCCCGAACACCTCCACCTACGCCCTCACCAACGCCACGCTTCCGTACATCGTCGAGCTGGCGAACCGGGGCTGGGTCGAGGCTCTGCGCCGCGACGCCGCCCTGGCCAAGGGCCTCAACACCCATGACGGACAGGTCGTTTACCGCGAGGTGGCGGAAGCGCACGACCTCCCGCACGTCGAGCTGAGCGCTCTCGTCGGCTGA
- a CDS encoding CTP synthase, whose product MQPTSTTTKHIFVTGGVASSLGKGLTASSLGALLKARGLRVTMQKLDPYLNVDPGTMNPFQHGEVFVTNDGAETDLDIGHYERFLDVDLDGSANVTTGQVYSQVIAKERRGEYLGDTVQVIPHITNEIKSRIRRMATGDVDVVITEVGGTVGDIESLPFLETVRQVRHEVGRDNVFVVHISLLPYIGPSGELKTKPTQHSVAALRNIGIQPDAIVLRADRDVPTAIKRKISLMCDVDETAVVACVDAKSIYDIPKVLHTEGLDAYVVRKLDLPFRDVDWTTWDDLLDRVHNPDHEVTVALVGKYIDLPDAYLSVTEAIRAGGFANKARVKVEWVTSDDCRTPAGAARHLAGVDAICIPGGFGERGVDGKVGAIQYARENKVPLLGLCLGLQCIVIEAARNIAGIPDANSTEFDAATSHPVISTMEEQLAYVEGAGDLGGTMRLGLYPAKLAEGSLVREAYAGEPYVEERHRHRYEVNNAYRTELEKKAGLVFSGTSPDNKLVEYVEYPREVHPYLVATQAHPELRSRPTRPHPLFAGLVKAAVARRVAAGESGQ is encoded by the coding sequence ATGCAGCCCACATCCACGACGACCAAGCACATCTTCGTCACCGGGGGTGTCGCCTCCTCCCTCGGCAAGGGTCTGACTGCCTCCAGCCTGGGTGCGCTGCTCAAGGCGCGTGGCCTGCGCGTCACGATGCAGAAGCTCGACCCCTACCTCAACGTCGACCCGGGCACGATGAACCCGTTCCAGCACGGTGAGGTGTTCGTCACCAACGACGGCGCCGAGACCGACCTGGACATCGGTCACTACGAGCGCTTCCTCGACGTCGACCTCGACGGTTCCGCCAACGTCACGACCGGGCAGGTCTACTCCCAGGTCATCGCCAAGGAGCGGCGCGGCGAGTACCTCGGCGACACCGTCCAGGTCATCCCGCACATCACCAACGAGATCAAGTCCCGGATCCGCCGCATGGCGACCGGCGACGTCGACGTGGTCATCACCGAGGTCGGCGGCACGGTCGGCGACATCGAGTCGCTGCCCTTCCTGGAGACCGTCCGCCAGGTGCGGCACGAGGTCGGCCGGGACAACGTCTTCGTCGTGCACATCTCGCTGCTGCCCTACATCGGCCCCTCCGGCGAGCTGAAGACCAAGCCGACCCAGCACTCGGTGGCCGCGCTCCGCAACATCGGCATCCAGCCGGACGCCATCGTGCTGCGCGCCGACCGCGACGTCCCCACCGCCATCAAGCGCAAGATCTCGCTGATGTGCGACGTGGACGAGACCGCCGTCGTCGCCTGCGTCGACGCCAAGTCGATCTACGACATTCCCAAGGTGCTGCACACCGAGGGCCTGGACGCCTACGTCGTGCGCAAGCTCGACCTGCCGTTCCGCGACGTGGACTGGACCACCTGGGACGACCTGCTGGACCGCGTCCACAACCCCGACCACGAGGTCACCGTCGCCCTGGTCGGCAAGTACATCGACCTGCCGGACGCCTACCTCTCGGTCACCGAGGCCATCCGGGCCGGCGGTTTCGCGAACAAGGCCCGCGTCAAGGTCGAGTGGGTCACCTCCGACGACTGCAGGACCCCGGCCGGGGCCGCCCGTCACCTCGCCGGCGTGGACGCCATCTGCATCCCCGGCGGCTTCGGCGAGCGCGGTGTCGACGGCAAAGTCGGCGCCATCCAGTACGCCCGCGAGAACAAGGTGCCGCTGCTCGGCCTCTGCCTGGGCCTCCAGTGCATCGTGATCGAGGCGGCCCGCAACATCGCCGGCATCCCGGACGCCAACTCCACCGAGTTCGACGCCGCGACCTCGCACCCCGTCATCTCCACGATGGAGGAGCAGCTCGCGTACGTCGAGGGCGCCGGAGACCTCGGCGGCACCATGCGCCTGGGCCTCTACCCGGCGAAGCTCGCCGAGGGCTCCCTCGTCCGCGAGGCGTACGCCGGCGAGCCGTACGTCGAGGAGCGCCACCGTCACCGCTACGAGGTGAACAACGCCTACCGCACGGAGCTCGAGAAGAAGGCCGGACTGGTCTTCTCCGGCACCTCCCCGGACAACAAGCTCGTCGAGTACGTCGAGTACCCGCGCGAGGTCCACCCCTACCTCGTCGCCACCCAGGCCCACCCGGAGCTGCGCTCCCGGCCCACCCGCCCGCACCCGCTCTTCGCGGGTCTGGTGAAGGCGGCCGTCGCCCGCCGGGTCGCGGCCGGCGAATCGGGCCAGTAG
- a CDS encoding tetratricopeptide repeat protein yields MTDQAVDTSGPARSPGTEEPSGATPSELLGRQRELKSLQEDIERAGLDTIAGRKASRARVLLVAGRPGSGRSTLAAAFAHTLAGTAPAAGSAGPLPWAAPGRGTGDYPDGVLRVCLTDPGGARVPAVRTAREILGLLSLASPPGADADELTGMVREALAVRRLVLVLDDAVDAEQVDPLLPDGPGVLVLATATGPLTGVADVRPCTIGGLDTGSAVRLLARVVGQVRITVDPLTAETLVEECGGLPAALLLVAGWIAARPTASVADATAHLRRTPEDTDQPVDARPLARALRMAHDSLLETPARILRLLALAPAGLADAHTASALAGCSVSAARRTLDDFVALGLLRKDGAAEPLYEVPGCLAPLLRALLEERDRPAETGLARARMLERTVRLLHSCGAVTEPEGSPARRTLAGLPRALRFAGPEEAALWLRVRLPSLVAAARMAVADGELDTLARRLIAALVRALAAHWGTEAAAPELYGLHGLVLDVAERRGLARERAAALLNLADLDAGTGRTRAALARYRAALDAGREAKDLYATGRAMESVGGAHAELGDYPRASDWYGRALAQRLAQGDREGEARLYGRLGAVHAYAGRYGEALRNWRAAASGHRRLGDLPSQARALSEAARVQEYAGRPHDSLRTCREAVDLARQAEDVRLQAALELRLADTLDRLGDPAAASLHRATAQRLLGEGGAAEKTCETNGVPVES; encoded by the coding sequence GTGACGGATCAGGCGGTGGACACCAGCGGTCCGGCCCGATCGCCCGGCACCGAGGAGCCCTCCGGTGCCACCCCATCCGAACTGCTCGGCCGTCAGCGCGAGTTGAAATCTCTTCAGGAGGACATCGAGCGGGCCGGACTGGACACCATCGCCGGCCGCAAGGCGTCCCGCGCCCGGGTCCTGCTCGTCGCCGGACGGCCCGGATCCGGGCGCAGCACCCTCGCCGCCGCCTTCGCGCACACGCTGGCCGGCACGGCCCCGGCCGCCGGCTCCGCGGGCCCGTTGCCGTGGGCCGCACCCGGGAGGGGGACCGGCGACTACCCGGACGGCGTCCTGCGCGTCTGCCTGACCGATCCCGGCGGCGCCCGGGTGCCCGCGGTCCGCACCGCTCGCGAGATCCTCGGCCTGCTCTCCCTCGCCTCCCCACCCGGCGCGGACGCCGACGAACTGACCGGGATGGTCCGTGAGGCCCTCGCCGTGCGCCGGCTGGTGCTGGTCCTCGACGACGCCGTGGACGCCGAGCAGGTCGACCCGCTCCTCCCCGACGGGCCCGGCGTCCTCGTGCTGGCCACCGCGACCGGCCCGCTGACCGGCGTCGCCGACGTCCGCCCCTGCACCATCGGGGGACTGGACACCGGCTCCGCCGTACGCCTCCTCGCCCGGGTGGTCGGACAGGTGCGGATCACCGTGGACCCCCTGACCGCCGAGACCCTGGTGGAGGAGTGCGGCGGCCTGCCCGCCGCCCTGCTGCTGGTCGCGGGATGGATCGCGGCCCGGCCGACCGCCTCCGTCGCCGACGCCACCGCGCACCTGCGGCGGACCCCCGAGGACACCGACCAGCCGGTGGACGCCCGCCCGCTGGCCCGCGCCTTGCGGATGGCCCACGACTCCCTGCTGGAGACCCCCGCCCGGATACTGCGCCTGCTCGCGCTCGCGCCCGCGGGGCTCGCCGACGCGCACACCGCCTCCGCGCTGGCCGGCTGCTCCGTCTCCGCGGCCCGCCGGACGCTGGACGACTTCGTCGCCCTCGGCCTGCTGCGCAAGGACGGTGCCGCCGAGCCCCTGTACGAGGTGCCCGGCTGCCTGGCGCCACTGCTGCGGGCCCTGCTGGAGGAGCGCGACCGCCCGGCCGAGACCGGACTGGCCCGGGCGCGGATGCTGGAACGCACCGTCCGGCTGCTGCACTCCTGCGGGGCCGTCACCGAGCCGGAGGGCTCCCCGGCCCGCCGCACGCTCGCCGGGCTGCCCAGGGCGCTGCGCTTCGCCGGTCCGGAGGAGGCCGCGCTCTGGCTGCGTGTCCGGCTCCCCTCGCTGGTGGCCGCCGCCCGGATGGCGGTGGCCGACGGCGAGCTCGACACCCTCGCCCGCCGCCTGATCGCCGCACTGGTACGGGCGCTCGCGGCGCACTGGGGCACGGAGGCGGCGGCGCCCGAGCTCTACGGACTCCACGGTCTGGTCCTCGACGTCGCGGAGCGCCGGGGGCTGGCCCGGGAACGCGCCGCCGCCCTGCTCAACCTCGCCGACCTCGACGCGGGAACCGGCCGCACCCGCGCCGCCCTGGCCCGCTACCGCGCAGCCCTCGACGCGGGGCGGGAGGCGAAGGACCTCTACGCCACCGGCCGCGCCATGGAATCCGTGGGAGGCGCCCACGCCGAACTGGGGGACTACCCGCGCGCTTCCGACTGGTACGGCCGGGCGCTCGCGCAGCGCCTCGCCCAGGGCGACCGGGAGGGCGAGGCCCGGCTGTACGGGCGTCTCGGAGCGGTGCACGCCTACGCCGGGCGGTACGGCGAGGCGCTGCGCAACTGGCGCGCCGCCGCCTCCGGCCACCGCAGGCTCGGTGACCTCCCCTCCCAGGCCCGGGCGCTCAGCGAGGCCGCGCGGGTCCAGGAGTACGCGGGCCGCCCGCACGATTCGCTGCGCACCTGCCGGGAGGCCGTCGACCTCGCCCGGCAGGCCGAGGACGTGCGGCTGCAGGCGGCGCTGGAGCTCCGGCTGGCCGACACCCTGGACCGGCTCGGGGACCCCGCGGCGGCGTCCCTGCACCGCGCGACGGCGCAGAGGCTGCTGGGAGAGGGGGGAGCAGCCGAAAAAACCTGCGAAACAAATGGCGTCCCGGTCGAAAGTTAG
- a CDS encoding NUDIX hydrolase: MGIQDRAEEWRVTATVTPFTGNKTSVRTDDVVMPDGTVVGRDYQVHPGSVAILAIDEEDQVLVLRQYRHPVRHKLWEIPAGLLDVPGENPLSAAQRELYEEAHVKADEWRVLADVFTSPGGSDEAVRIFLARGLSEAVGERFAVSEEEADMEQARVPLAELVRGVLAGELHNSCLVMGVLALTAARAGDGERALRPAEAPWPARPFEA, from the coding sequence ATGGGCATCCAGGACAGGGCCGAGGAATGGCGGGTCACCGCCACGGTGACGCCCTTCACCGGCAACAAGACCAGCGTCCGCACCGACGACGTCGTGATGCCCGACGGCACGGTCGTGGGGCGCGACTACCAGGTGCACCCCGGCTCGGTCGCGATCCTGGCGATCGACGAGGAGGATCAGGTCCTGGTCCTGCGTCAGTACCGCCACCCGGTGCGCCACAAGCTCTGGGAGATCCCGGCCGGGCTGCTCGACGTCCCCGGCGAGAACCCGCTGAGCGCCGCCCAGCGCGAGCTGTACGAGGAGGCGCACGTCAAGGCGGACGAGTGGCGGGTCCTGGCCGACGTCTTCACCAGCCCCGGCGGCTCCGACGAGGCCGTGCGCATCTTTTTGGCCCGCGGCCTCTCCGAGGCGGTCGGCGAGCGCTTCGCGGTCTCCGAGGAGGAGGCGGACATGGAACAGGCGCGGGTCCCGCTGGCGGAGCTGGTCCGGGGCGTCCTCGCCGGCGAACTGCACAACAGCTGCCTGGTGATGGGTGTACTGGCGCTGACCGCCGCCCGCGCCGGGGACGGCGAGCGGGCGTTGCGCCCGGCCGAGGCGCCCTGGCCGGCCCGCCCGTTCGAGGCGTGA